A single genomic interval of Lacrimispora sphenoides JCM 1415 harbors:
- a CDS encoding carbohydrate ABC transporter permease, producing MKSHQMKAIRSNLIGYSFILPNLIGYAIFVFIPVIFSFVLSVMKWDGSRTPMEFVGLSNFVQIFNDRIFVQSFIHTIQYALLTVLPTLVLSLLLAVLLNHKLKGIAVFRTALYFPYIASIVAVGAVWNMLFQPDFGPINEFLRFIGISKPPRWVVDVKWAMVAISIVSVWKYMGYYMIVYLAALQGISGSLYEAAGIDGANGFQKLRYITIPMLTPTTFFVLIMLTIQCFKVFDLVYVMTGGGPGNATKTLVNYIYEKAFTSWEFGPASAGALVLFSVVLVVTLIQFAGEKKWSKDMM from the coding sequence ATGAAGTCTCATCAAATGAAGGCAATCCGAAGTAACCTGATTGGTTATTCCTTTATTCTACCCAATTTAATCGGATATGCAATTTTCGTATTCATTCCCGTTATCTTTTCTTTTGTTTTAAGTGTTATGAAATGGGATGGGTCCCGGACCCCCATGGAATTTGTAGGATTAAGTAATTTTGTTCAGATTTTTAATGATAGGATTTTTGTTCAATCCTTTATTCACACGATTCAATACGCACTGCTTACTGTATTACCAACCTTAGTGCTGTCACTTTTACTGGCAGTTCTGTTGAACCATAAGTTAAAGGGAATCGCAGTTTTCCGTACAGCATTATATTTCCCTTATATTGCTTCCATCGTAGCAGTCGGTGCGGTGTGGAATATGTTGTTCCAGCCGGATTTTGGACCAATCAATGAATTTTTAAGATTCATCGGTATTTCCAAGCCCCCCAGATGGGTTGTGGATGTGAAATGGGCCATGGTGGCTATTTCTATCGTAAGCGTATGGAAATACATGGGATACTATATGATCGTATATCTGGCAGCTCTTCAGGGAATCTCAGGTTCTCTTTATGAAGCGGCAGGAATTGACGGAGCCAACGGCTTCCAGAAGCTTCGTTATATTACCATTCCCATGCTGACTCCAACCACATTCTTCGTGCTGATCATGCTGACGATCCAATGCTTTAAGGTATTTGACCTCGTATATGTAATGACAGGAGGAGGTCCTGGTAATGCCACTAAGACTCTGGTCAATTATATATATGAAAAGGCGTTTACCAGCTGGGAGTTTGGACCGGCAAGCGCTGGCGCACTTGTTCTGTTTTCAGTAGTCCTTGTTGTCACCTTGATTCAGTTTGCTGGTGAAAAGAAGTGGTCTAAAGATATGATGTAA
- a CDS encoding response regulator transcription factor has protein sequence MYRIIIIDDEPLILAGIASLIIWENYECTIIGKATNGPSAYEMIMDLHPDIVITDIRMPVLSGLDLVEKCKENGCDFAFIVLTNLEEFHLVKKALSLGASDYLVKIDLNEEALVSALERAKEACDLLVNKQNRLLDSQLKNNQEDLAKTEFRRLFLSQEAVSDIPEELEEHYPAPFVILFSLSPIHIDFEAGGGSYDLHSVSRQLMDILGGIAARFFFHYTILEYRQDTFLLAASFKEEAFSQNVIREFCQKFSVALKTYFELSAVYGVSRTKEKISELPQAFSEASTALEYYYFDSSSQVVFYDGQNSHFSQAKKFNINVFKKDLAAYISQNDSEKLASIFEEIITLFRENRPRKEQATSACINIYTYLYSFFDTGDDSYQEIFPYTINIAEQLNHFNSLEDILEWLRSFCLKLCRLLEDRKSTRSDKLVDLARSYIKEHYMEKLTLADVAEALNISSGHLSNTFKKLTGTTLSDYIAQVKIQHAMELIDTHQYLMYEISDKLGFDNPYYFSKVFKKVTGISPREHENRVTYPFTDEGS, from the coding sequence ATGTATCGAATTATTATTATAGACGATGAGCCACTCATCCTGGCTGGCATCGCTTCCCTGATCATATGGGAAAACTATGAGTGTACGATTATAGGAAAGGCAACCAACGGCCCTTCCGCCTATGAGATGATCATGGATCTTCATCCGGATATTGTTATAACAGATATCCGGATGCCCGTGTTAAGCGGGCTTGATCTGGTGGAAAAATGTAAAGAAAACGGCTGTGACTTTGCTTTTATTGTATTAACAAACTTAGAGGAATTCCATCTGGTGAAAAAGGCCCTTTCCCTGGGTGCCTCCGATTATCTGGTAAAAATCGATCTGAATGAAGAAGCTCTTGTGAGCGCTTTGGAACGGGCCAAGGAGGCCTGTGACCTGCTGGTCAATAAGCAGAACCGCCTCCTTGACAGCCAGCTTAAGAATAACCAGGAGGATCTGGCAAAGACAGAGTTCCGCCGCCTTTTTCTTTCCCAGGAGGCAGTATCTGATATTCCTGAAGAACTGGAGGAGCATTATCCGGCTCCTTTTGTCATCCTGTTTTCCTTAAGTCCTATCCACATAGACTTTGAAGCGGGCGGAGGAAGCTATGATCTGCATTCCGTCAGCAGGCAGCTTATGGATATACTGGGCGGAATCGCAGCAAGGTTTTTCTTTCATTACACAATTCTGGAATACCGGCAGGATACTTTTCTCCTTGCAGCCTCCTTCAAAGAAGAAGCCTTTTCCCAAAACGTTATTAGGGAATTCTGCCAGAAGTTCAGCGTTGCTTTAAAGACTTACTTTGAGCTTTCTGCCGTTTACGGCGTCAGCAGGACAAAAGAAAAGATCTCCGAGCTTCCCCAGGCATTCTCAGAAGCCTCGACAGCACTGGAGTATTACTACTTTGACTCTTCATCCCAAGTGGTTTTTTATGATGGACAGAACTCCCATTTCAGCCAGGCAAAAAAATTTAATATCAATGTATTTAAAAAAGATCTGGCCGCATATATAAGCCAGAACGACAGTGAAAAGCTGGCTTCCATTTTTGAAGAAATCATTACCTTGTTCCGGGAGAACAGGCCCCGTAAGGAACAGGCCACCAGTGCCTGCATCAATATCTATACCTATCTCTATTCATTTTTCGACACAGGAGATGACAGCTATCAGGAGATCTTTCCTTATACCATTAACATTGCCGAGCAGCTGAATCATTTTAACAGCCTGGAGGACATCCTGGAATGGTTGAGAAGTTTCTGTCTGAAGCTATGCCGCCTTTTGGAGGATCGGAAATCCACTCGTTCCGACAAGCTGGTGGATCTGGCCAGAAGCTACATCAAGGAGCACTACATGGAAAAACTGACCCTGGCCGATGTTGCCGAAGCTTTAAACATTAGTTCCGGACATTTAAGCAATACTTTTAAAAAACTTACAGGAACTACCCTGTCAGATTATATTGCCCAGGTTAAGATTCAGCATGCCATGGAGCTTATAGATACCCACCAGTACCTGATGTATGAAATCTCAGATAAATTGGGCTTTGATAATCCCTATTATTTCAGTAAGGTATTTAAAAAGGTTACGGGTATATCGCCTAGAGAACACGAAAACCGGGTCACCTATCCATTTACAGACGAAGGGAGTTAA
- a CDS encoding cupin domain-containing protein, producing the protein MDIFNVDKLPEQFIWDDEIGLVTKLLGEAAGSQKIYVNIDYVPPKAYSTRYHSHSQQEEFFMILSGTGTLRLNEEEKTVKQGDFIAKPAGKNISHTFYNSSDEVLAILDIGTNQSEDTCYYPDDDMYMQKSYELRRVFKGADLNTSWLPEPNPKE; encoded by the coding sequence TTGGATATCTTTAACGTGGATAAATTACCTGAACAGTTTATTTGGGATGACGAGATAGGTTTGGTAACAAAGCTGTTGGGGGAGGCAGCCGGAAGTCAGAAGATTTATGTGAATATTGATTATGTCCCACCTAAAGCATACAGTACGAGATATCACAGTCATTCACAGCAGGAAGAGTTTTTCATGATCCTTTCCGGAACGGGAACTTTACGCTTAAACGAAGAGGAGAAAACCGTAAAACAGGGGGATTTTATAGCTAAACCGGCAGGGAAAAATATCTCCCACACATTCTATAATTCCAGTGACGAGGTTTTGGCAATTTTAGACATTGGAACGAATCAAAGTGAAGATACTTGTTATTATCCTGATGATGATATGTATATGCAAAAATCTTATGAATTGAGGCGAGTTTTTAAAGGAGCTGATTTAAATACTTCATGGCTTCCAGAGCCGAATCCAAAAGAGTAA
- a CDS encoding sensor histidine kinase, producing the protein MPRTFQYKLLLYNLLVVISIACAVSFYNYHSYYKDAIQNETENSVNRIQILSDRMEVAYEEMVNIIVTCSERKSLFYTPSLKQSEYGDAAYIKLYASNVLRDFCAISGYSKYIYKITLYSNGEILQAGSAYGSSFDFRDIQNAPWFHDMLSRENTQYLLSLEDNPFSPMNYTPKLLPLLRPLKYSSSSNPEDAWIFLAISPRLFSDTLESMGDGQIIFASTLDGSIISSVNGKDYDVSDLLVTLRNLKDPQGNFRTMLNGKDCIISYQRQLISGLIFFQILPISDLNLDHGMIGGTIALIFFFCCAIGLTLSWFISRQLSAPISRLKKRLEFISMGNFEPDRSIETDDEIGSIGKQINQMSDRISDLLETRVQSEKEKKDLEIKMLQAQINPHFLYNTLDSIKWIATMQKNSGIVQVVTALSSLLKNMAKGFNEKVTLRQELDFLQNYVIIEKIRYIELFDVTTEVDQEVLYDAKIVKLTLQPIVENAIFNGIEPSGRNGLIQIHVFAENSVLYITIRDNGIGISPEGIETLLTDTSRITRSNMSGIGLPNVDRRLKLVYGEEYGIKLESELDQYTLITIALPLEF; encoded by the coding sequence ATGCCTCGCACATTCCAGTATAAGCTTCTTCTATATAATCTTCTGGTAGTTATAAGTATCGCCTGTGCCGTAAGTTTTTATAACTATCATTCCTATTATAAGGATGCCATTCAAAATGAAACGGAAAATTCTGTTAACCGAATACAGATTCTGTCCGACCGGATGGAAGTTGCTTATGAGGAAATGGTCAACATCATTGTGACCTGCTCAGAAAGAAAGTCTTTATTTTACACACCTTCCCTAAAACAGTCGGAATACGGAGATGCTGCTTATATAAAGCTGTACGCTTCCAATGTACTGAGGGACTTCTGCGCAATTTCAGGTTACAGCAAATATATCTATAAGATCACTCTTTATAGCAACGGAGAAATCCTGCAAGCAGGGAGCGCCTATGGCTCTTCTTTCGATTTTAGAGACATCCAAAATGCGCCCTGGTTCCACGATATGCTTTCCAGAGAGAATACCCAGTATCTTCTCTCCCTGGAGGACAACCCTTTTTCTCCAATGAATTACACCCCTAAGCTGCTCCCTCTTCTTAGACCATTAAAATATTCCTCAAGCAGCAATCCGGAGGATGCCTGGATATTTCTGGCTATTTCTCCCCGCCTGTTTTCCGATACCCTGGAAAGCATGGGAGATGGACAGATCATCTTTGCATCCACTTTAGATGGAAGTATCATTTCTTCTGTGAATGGAAAGGATTATGATGTCTCTGATCTACTGGTCACTCTTAGAAATTTAAAAGACCCCCAGGGCAATTTCCGCACTATGCTGAATGGAAAGGATTGTATCATCTCCTATCAGAGGCAATTAATCAGCGGTCTGATCTTCTTTCAGATCCTGCCAATTTCAGACCTTAACCTTGACCATGGCATGATTGGGGGTACCATTGCTCTCATATTCTTTTTCTGCTGTGCCATCGGCTTGACCTTGTCCTGGTTTATATCCCGCCAGCTAAGCGCTCCCATCAGCCGTTTGAAAAAACGTCTGGAATTCATCTCCATGGGAAATTTCGAACCGGACCGCTCCATTGAAACAGATGATGAAATCGGAAGCATAGGAAAGCAAATCAACCAAATGTCTGACCGGATCTCCGATCTTTTGGAAACCAGAGTTCAAAGCGAAAAAGAAAAAAAGGATTTGGAAATTAAAATGCTTCAGGCCCAGATCAATCCTCATTTCCTCTACAATACACTGGATTCTATCAAATGGATCGCAACCATGCAGAAAAACAGCGGGATCGTTCAGGTGGTCACTGCCCTGTCCTCCCTGCTAAAGAACATGGCAAAGGGATTCAACGAAAAGGTAACCCTTCGTCAGGAATTGGATTTTTTGCAGAATTATGTTATTATAGAGAAAATCCGATATATTGAACTTTTTGATGTAACCACAGAGGTAGATCAGGAAGTTTTATACGATGCCAAAATCGTGAAGCTGACCCTTCAGCCCATTGTGGAGAACGCCATCTTTAACGGAATCGAGCCAAGCGGAAGAAACGGGCTGATACAGATACACGTTTTTGCTGAAAACAGTGTTCTTTATATTACGATAAGAGACAACGGCATCGGCATTTCTCCGGAAGGCATTGAAACGCTGTTAACAGATACTTCCCGCATCACGAGAAGCAATATGAGCGGAATCGGGCTTCCAAACGTAGACCGGAGATTAAAGCTGGTTTACGGAGAAGAATACGGAATAAAGCTGGAAAGCGAATTAGACCAATACACATTAATTACCATTGCCCTTCCTTTGGAATTTTAA
- a CDS encoding anaerobic sulfatase maturase — MPPVNLLIKPASGMCNMQCQYCFYHDIIEKRTQGSYGFMSEDTLKNVLKKALDYADTACTIAFQGGEPTLAGLPFFEKAVRLSKEYNKKNLEIHFALQTNGYDLGPEWAEFFAREHFLVGISVDGTIHTHDAYRKSGNGSATFLNIMKTVDSFNRYGVEYNILTVVNKRTASSIRKIYQYYKKMGFSYLQFIPCLDPLEAAPGTMEYSLTPELYGQFLCDLFDLWYEDLNAGKEIYIRQFYNYLSLLLTGNAESCDMNGFCSIQNVIEADGEVYPCDFFVLDEFKLGNLNNTDFNEIHKKRMEIGFLSSQKAPDSQCQACSYFSLCRGGCYRHRIMSMEETCRNYFCKSYQMFFDYCLPRLMQTAGKFNHS, encoded by the coding sequence ATGCCCCCAGTTAATCTTTTGATCAAACCGGCCTCAGGTATGTGCAACATGCAATGTCAGTATTGCTTTTATCATGATATTATAGAAAAGCGAACACAAGGTTCTTATGGCTTCATGTCGGAGGATACTTTAAAGAATGTCTTAAAAAAAGCTCTGGACTACGCAGACACTGCCTGCACCATTGCTTTTCAGGGAGGAGAACCCACTTTGGCCGGCCTTCCATTTTTCGAAAAGGCCGTAAGGCTTTCAAAGGAATATAATAAGAAAAATTTAGAAATACATTTTGCCCTTCAGACCAATGGCTATGACCTGGGTCCGGAATGGGCGGAATTTTTCGCCAGAGAACACTTTCTGGTGGGAATCTCCGTAGACGGAACCATACATACCCATGATGCTTACCGGAAAAGCGGAAACGGCAGTGCCACATTTCTAAACATCATGAAAACAGTGGATAGCTTCAACAGGTATGGAGTGGAATATAATATCCTCACAGTGGTGAACAAAAGGACTGCGTCCTCTATCAGAAAAATATATCAATACTATAAGAAAATGGGCTTTTCTTATCTCCAATTCATTCCCTGTCTGGATCCTCTGGAAGCTGCCCCTGGTACCATGGAATATTCTCTTACACCGGAATTATACGGACAATTCCTTTGTGACCTGTTTGACTTATGGTATGAGGATTTAAACGCCGGAAAGGAAATCTACATCCGCCAGTTTTATAATTACCTCTCTCTTCTATTGACCGGAAATGCAGAATCTTGTGATATGAACGGTTTTTGCAGCATCCAAAACGTCATCGAAGCCGACGGCGAAGTATATCCCTGTGACTTCTTTGTTCTGGATGAATTTAAGTTAGGGAATTTAAACAATACCGATTTTAATGAAATACACAAAAAAAGAATGGAAATCGGTTTTCTCTCTTCCCAGAAAGCGCCTGACAGCCAGTGCCAGGCCTGTTCTTACTTTTCTCTGTGCAGGGGAGGCTGCTACCGGCACCGTATCATGTCCATGGAAGAAACCTGCCGCAATTACTTCTGCAAATCCTATCAGATGTTTTTTGACTATTGTCTTCCAAGGCTTATGCAGACAGCAGGAAAATTTAATCATTCATGA
- a CDS encoding ABC transporter substrate-binding protein — MKLKRVLAMMLAAGMVCTSLTACGGSKTSESSAAGSTEKTETTKSDEKASTGEKKVLSVTTWDYDTSPTFQTVVDAYMAKHPDVEIKVIDTSADEYNNSLGISLSAAQPDPDVIWVKDMGSMLQMADKKQLLPLDDFMKKDNFDLSIYNGAAEQLQYNDATYGLPYRSDWYILYYNKDLFDAAGVPYPSNDMTWDEYYDLAAKLTSGEGSSKVYGGHNHTWQALVSNWAVQDGKHTVVEKDYSFLKPWYEQAVALQDNGYIQDFSTLKTANIHYSSVFKNQQCAMMPMGSWFIATMIQSQASDETSFNWGIARIPHPADTEAGYTVGALTPVGISAYTDEPDLSWDFVKFATSEEAANILAEQGVFTGIQTEQSLKTIASAQFFPEGESNVEALTYTHYIFDRPLDPKITEIKTVLEEVHEMIMIKQYTVDQGIEELNKRVAEIKGW, encoded by the coding sequence ATGAAATTAAAACGAGTTTTAGCTATGATGTTAGCAGCCGGAATGGTATGCACATCTTTAACTGCTTGTGGTGGCAGCAAAACATCCGAGAGCAGTGCTGCAGGTTCAACTGAAAAGACAGAAACAACAAAATCAGATGAAAAAGCAAGCACAGGAGAAAAGAAAGTACTTTCCGTTACAACATGGGACTATGATACATCACCGACATTTCAGACGGTAGTCGATGCCTACATGGCAAAACATCCAGATGTTGAAATTAAAGTTATTGATACATCAGCCGATGAATACAACAATTCCCTGGGAATCAGTTTATCTGCAGCTCAGCCGGATCCAGATGTAATCTGGGTAAAGGACATGGGTTCCATGCTCCAGATGGCTGATAAAAAACAGCTTCTTCCTTTGGATGATTTCATGAAGAAAGATAATTTTGATTTATCCATTTACAATGGTGCAGCAGAGCAGCTTCAGTATAACGATGCTACCTACGGACTTCCATACCGTTCCGATTGGTATATCTTATACTACAACAAGGACCTTTTTGATGCGGCAGGCGTTCCTTATCCATCTAATGATATGACCTGGGATGAGTATTACGATCTTGCAGCAAAGCTGACTTCTGGTGAAGGAAGTTCAAAGGTTTATGGCGGACATAACCACACCTGGCAGGCACTTGTATCAAACTGGGCTGTTCAGGATGGCAAACATACAGTTGTTGAAAAGGATTATTCCTTCTTAAAGCCATGGTATGAGCAAGCTGTTGCTTTACAGGATAATGGTTATATTCAGGATTTCTCTACTTTAAAGACAGCAAATATCCATTATTCATCTGTATTCAAAAATCAGCAGTGTGCTATGATGCCTATGGGTTCCTGGTTTATTGCAACTATGATCCAGTCTCAGGCATCAGATGAAACTTCCTTTAATTGGGGCATTGCAAGGATTCCTCATCCTGCTGATACAGAAGCCGGTTACACAGTAGGAGCTCTTACTCCTGTCGGAATCAGTGCTTATACCGATGAACCTGACTTATCCTGGGATTTTGTGAAATTTGCAACCAGCGAAGAAGCAGCTAATATTTTAGCTGAACAGGGCGTATTTACCGGTATCCAAACAGAGCAGTCATTAAAGACCATCGCTTCTGCACAGTTCTTCCCAGAGGGAGAGTCAAATGTTGAAGCACTGACTTATACTCACTATATATTTGACCGTCCTTTAGATCCTAAGATTACTGAAATCAAAACAGTGCTCGAAGAAGTTCATGAAATGATCATGATTAAGCAATATACCGTTGATCAGGGAATCGAAGAGCTGAACAAGCGTGTTGCGGAGATCAAGGGCTGGTAA
- a CDS encoding glycoside hydrolase family 88 protein: MAQTLEQIKTYPGMEEGMVQKALDDAVKIVKENLSVFTDKFQSSNSFDGFYEATENVEWTTGFWTGVIWLAYEHTGDEAFRKAAEVQVESFLDRIENKIDVNHHDMGFLFSLSCVAAYKLTGNEHAKKAALLAADHLAERYRDKGRFLQAWGNPGEPKEYRLIIDCLLNLPLLYWATEVTGDPSYEEKAENHIRTAMKCILRPDHSTYHTHFFDVETGEPTYGVTHQGNRNGSAWARGQAWGIYGIALSYRYLKNTEYMDLFCSVTDYFIEHLPDDLVPYWDFDFDTGSTEPRDSSASAIAVCGILEMAKYLDKDKAMVYLDAADRMLRALADHCANKDYKKSNGLLLHGTYARDSKENTCTNRGVDECNTWGDYFYMEALTRLSKNWELYW; encoded by the coding sequence ATGGCACAGACATTGGAACAAATAAAAACCTATCCTGGAATGGAAGAGGGTATGGTTCAAAAAGCTCTTGATGATGCTGTAAAGATCGTCAAAGAAAATCTATCGGTATTTACGGATAAATTCCAATCTTCCAACAGCTTTGACGGATTTTATGAAGCAACAGAAAATGTAGAATGGACAACAGGATTCTGGACAGGAGTGATCTGGTTAGCTTATGAGCATACCGGCGATGAAGCGTTCCGGAAAGCGGCAGAAGTGCAGGTGGAAAGCTTTCTTGACAGAATTGAAAATAAAATTGATGTAAACCATCATGATATGGGATTTTTATTCAGCTTATCCTGTGTGGCAGCCTATAAACTGACCGGCAATGAACACGCAAAAAAGGCTGCTTTATTGGCAGCGGACCATCTGGCGGAACGTTACCGGGATAAAGGAAGGTTTCTTCAGGCCTGGGGTAATCCAGGAGAACCGAAGGAATACAGGCTGATCATTGACTGTCTGTTAAACCTTCCCCTGCTTTACTGGGCAACAGAAGTAACGGGAGATCCTTCTTATGAAGAAAAAGCGGAAAATCATATAAGAACTGCAATGAAATGCATTCTTCGTCCGGATCATTCCACTTACCACACTCATTTCTTTGATGTGGAGACCGGGGAGCCGACCTATGGCGTGACCCATCAGGGAAACCGCAATGGTTCCGCATGGGCCAGAGGCCAGGCTTGGGGCATATACGGAATCGCCTTAAGCTACCGGTATTTAAAAAATACAGAATACATGGATCTGTTCTGTAGCGTAACGGATTATTTTATCGAACACCTGCCGGATGATCTTGTTCCTTACTGGGATTTTGACTTTGACACAGGAAGCACGGAGCCGAGAGATTCCTCCGCTTCTGCCATTGCTGTCTGCGGAATCCTGGAAATGGCAAAATATTTGGATAAAGATAAAGCGATGGTATATTTAGATGCGGCTGACCGTATGCTTAGGGCGTTGGCAGATCATTGCGCCAATAAGGATTACAAAAAGTCCAACGGACTGCTGCTACATGGCACCTACGCCAGGGATTCTAAGGAGAATACCTGTACGAACCGGGGCGTGGATGAGTGCAATACCTGGGGTGACTATTTTTACATGGAGGCTCTTACCAGGCTTTCAAAGAACTGGGAGCTGTACTGGTAA
- the ilvA gene encoding threonine ammonia-lyase, with amino-acid sequence MLTLEKFEEASEAVSKVILETKLVYSEYFSAQTGNKVYFKPENMQYTGAYKVRGAYYKISTLSEEEKSKGLIAASAGNHAQGVAYAAKLAGIPATIVMPTTAPLMKVNRTKGYGAEVILEGDVFDEACNYAYKLSEERGLTFIHAFDDLDVAAGQGTIAMEIIKELPTVDYILVPIGGGGLCAGVSTLAKMLNPKIKIIGVEPAGANCMQESLRQGKVVSLPGVNTIADGTAVKCPGEKLFPYIEENVDEVITIEDSELIVSFLDMVENHKMIVENSGLLTVAALKHMNVDNKKIVSILSGGNMDVITMASIVQLGLMQRDRIFTVSVLLPDKPGELAKISALLAKEQGNVIRLDHNQFISINRNAAVELRITMEAFGTEHKNTIMAALTAQGYRPKLVKSKGTYAD; translated from the coding sequence ATGTTGACATTGGAAAAATTTGAAGAAGCATCGGAAGCCGTTAGCAAAGTTATCCTGGAAACAAAGCTGGTATACAGTGAGTATTTCTCCGCTCAGACCGGCAATAAGGTATATTTCAAGCCGGAAAATATGCAGTATACCGGTGCTTATAAGGTGAGAGGGGCTTATTATAAAATCAGCACCCTGTCTGAAGAAGAAAAATCCAAAGGTCTTATTGCTGCCTCTGCAGGTAATCACGCCCAGGGCGTTGCCTATGCGGCGAAACTGGCCGGCATTCCTGCAACCATCGTTATGCCCACCACGGCACCTCTGATGAAAGTAAACCGTACCAAGGGCTATGGAGCGGAGGTCATTTTAGAAGGCGACGTTTTTGATGAGGCTTGCAATTATGCCTACAAGCTTTCAGAAGAACGGGGGCTTACCTTTATTCATGCTTTTGACGACCTGGATGTAGCAGCCGGGCAGGGAACCATTGCCATGGAGATCATCAAGGAACTTCCTACGGTTGATTATATCCTGGTTCCCATCGGAGGAGGCGGTCTTTGCGCAGGAGTTTCTACTCTGGCCAAGATGTTAAATCCCAAGATCAAGATCATCGGCGTGGAACCGGCAGGTGCCAACTGTATGCAGGAATCCTTACGACAGGGGAAGGTGGTTTCCCTTCCAGGTGTCAATACAATTGCTGACGGAACTGCTGTAAAATGCCCGGGAGAAAAACTATTCCCTTACATCGAGGAAAACGTGGATGAAGTCATCACCATAGAGGATTCTGAACTGATCGTGTCATTCCTTGACATGGTTGAAAACCATAAGATGATCGTGGAGAACTCAGGGCTTCTGACTGTTGCGGCATTAAAGCACATGAACGTGGACAATAAAAAAATTGTTTCTATCTTAAGCGGAGGAAACATGGATGTGATCACTATGGCTTCCATTGTTCAGCTTGGCCTGATGCAGAGAGACCGTATCTTTACGGTGTCTGTTCTGCTTCCGGATAAACCAGGAGAGCTTGCAAAGATATCTGCACTTCTAGCAAAAGAACAGGGAAATGTCATCCGTCTGGATCACAACCAGTTTATCAGCATTAACCGGAATGCAGCAGTGGAACTTCGCATAACCATGGAAGCATTTGGAACGGAACATAAGAATACCATTATGGCAGCACTTACAGCCCAGGGTTACCGGCCTAAGCTGGTTAAATCAAAAGGGACTTATGCGGATTAA
- a CDS encoding carbohydrate ABC transporter permease, giving the protein MRTKSKYLNIFLYLGLIALSLFMLVPFYWMVISSLKLNKDVFSIPMTWWPESMHWENYKIIWKKLPLVTFFFNTAKLTVITTVIQLFTSCFAAYGFTKTRFKGRDLIFLMYVTTIAVPWQVYMVPQFILVSKLGLNNTHLGLILMQAFSAFGVFLIRQFYISIPDELCEAARIDGLNEYGIFAKIVFPLGKPAMATLTIFTFTNVWNDFMGPLIYLKTKELKTIQLGIRMFISQFGADYAWIMAASVCSLIPVIIVFLSCQKFFVEGVAASGIKG; this is encoded by the coding sequence ATGAGAACAAAATCAAAGTATTTGAACATATTTCTGTATCTGGGATTGATTGCTTTATCCCTTTTTATGCTGGTGCCCTTTTATTGGATGGTGATATCTTCTTTAAAGCTTAATAAAGACGTATTTTCCATACCTATGACGTGGTGGCCGGAATCGATGCATTGGGAGAACTACAAAATCATCTGGAAGAAGCTGCCACTTGTGACCTTCTTTTTCAATACCGCCAAGCTGACGGTCATTACGACCGTGATCCAGCTGTTCACCAGCTGCTTTGCTGCTTACGGTTTTACGAAGACACGTTTTAAAGGCAGAGATTTAATATTCCTTATGTATGTTACGACCATAGCCGTTCCATGGCAGGTTTACATGGTTCCCCAGTTTATTCTGGTTTCCAAGCTTGGACTTAACAATACTCACTTAGGATTAATCCTGATGCAGGCCTTTTCCGCATTCGGCGTATTTTTAATCCGACAGTTTTATATCAGCATTCCTGACGAATTGTGTGAGGCAGCCAGGATTGATGGATTAAACGAGTACGGTATATTTGCAAAAATCGTATTCCCACTTGGCAAGCCGGCAATGGCAACCCTGACGATCTTTACCTTTACGAATGTATGGAATGATTTCATGGGACCATTGATCTATTTAAAGACAAAAGAATTAAAGACCATTCAGCTTGGTATCCGGATGTTTATATCCCAGTTCGGAGCAGATTATGCATGGATCATGGCAGCCTCTGTATGCTCTTTGATCCCGGTCATCATTGTATTCTTAAGCTGCCAGAAGTTCTTTGTTGAGGGCGTTGCAGCCAGCGGAATCAAGGGCTAA